In Nymphaea colorata isolate Beijing-Zhang1983 chromosome 13, ASM883128v2, whole genome shotgun sequence, one DNA window encodes the following:
- the LOC116266821 gene encoding protein FAR1-RELATED SEQUENCE 5-like, translating to MDALILEKKSNLPIAHGVEKSILVDADMHEDGSGKSDTCKDHSHVHEVEEIVPIDADIHKQASGEFDTHKDNLDAHGLEESISLDGPMHIQGSDEFDTPHDGMEFSDNEDAFNFYNNYALTHGFSVRKDSQDKNDKGIVVRKTYVCSKEGLLKHSKANKIHRGTTRCGCPAKMVIRRLSNGRFVVKTFIADHNHLLAPPTIARMLRSHRKVKRAHAAIEELASDIGTTPRQTYNYISKLDGGHENVSLTSPNLRNHLQERRESAMGNGEIHAVVNYLQKKSSMNPGFYSAFQLDEDAYVMNIFWADARSRLDYTCFNDILVFDTTMKIKTNKWPFAQFVGVNHHAQSCIFGSAFLYVQTIESLVWLFAQFTEAMNGVHPQVVLTDEDSAIASAITQVWPNANQRFCPWHIFQNAINNVGHIFSHQSGFKESLSKCMLKSKDEESFLCSWNEMLDEYQLHNNLWLQKLYKDKEKWSPAYDRQYFCADMISVQRIESTHAILEKNLYSCLTIFQFLEQYESFLENLRKNELQQDYKAFSTVPVTMGIKVLMRAVDVYTPTVFEWVKIEAVAAINCTIDVISCNDNVHRYNVEACVVTYNTENTTLQCSCRKFEFSGVLCCHAMKVLDRENIKEIPTAYVWRRWTKNAKTDLLNASSIPMTGRVDRCRTISRYQHLCRTFLHIAEIASKSEEMYQYVIAMQKKTLRSVGNMHMQIKRLCE from the coding sequence ATGGATGCACTCATACTTGAAAAAAAGAGCAATTTACCTATTGCACATGGAGTAGAGAAAAGTATTTTGGTAGATGCAGACATGCATGAAGATGGTAGTGGTAAGTCTGATACATGCAAGGATCATTCCCATGTGCATGAAGTAGAAGAAATTGTTCCAATAGATGCTGACATACACAAACAAGCGAGTGGTGAGTTTGATACACACAAGGATAATCTTGATGCACATGGACTAGAGGAAAGTATTTCATTGGATGGGCCAATGCACATACAAGGCAGTGATGAGTTTGACACTCCACATGATGGAATGGAGTTCAGTGACAACGAAGATGCATTCAACTTCTACAACAATTATGCACTCACTCATGGGTTTAGTGTAAGAAAGGATAGCCaagataaaaatgataaagGGATTGTTGTAAGGAAGACATATGTATGTTCAAAGGAGGGATTGCTGAAACATAGTAAAGCCAACAAAATTCATAGAGGGACGACAAGATGTGGATGCCCTGCAAAGATGGTAATTAGGAGGCTTTCGAACGGCAGATTTGTTGTTAAGACGTTCATTGCTGATCACAACCACCTCTTGGCTCCTCCGACAATTGCTCGCATGTTGAGGTCACATCGAAAGGTAAAACGTGCTCATGCAGCAATTGAAGAGTTAGCTTCTGACATCGGTACCACTCCAAGGCAAACATACAACTACATCAGCAAGTTGGATGGAGGACATGAGAATGTATCACTAACATCGCCTAACCTAAGGAATCACCTtcaagaaaggagagagagtgcTATGGGAAATGGAGAAATACATGCTGTTGTAAACTATCTCCAAAAGAAGTCGAGTATGAATCCTGGCTTTTATAGTGCCTTTCAATTGGATGAGGATGCATATGTAATGAACATTTTCTGGGCAGATGCTCGTTCACGATTAGACTACACATGCTTCAATGATATTCTTGTCTTTGATACTACAATGAAGATTAAGACTAATAAATGGCCCTTTGCACAATTTGTGGGTGTGAACCACCATGCCCAGAGTTGCATATTTGGTAGTGCTTTTCTGTATGTTCAGACAATAGAGAGTCTTGTGTGGTTGTTTGCACAGTTTACAGAGGCAATGAATGGGGTGCACCCACAAGTAGTGTTAACAGACGAAGACAGTGCCATTGCAAGTGCCATAACACAGGTGTGGCCAAATGCAAATCAACGTTTCTGCCCGTGGCACATATTTCAAAATGCAATAAACAATGTAGGACACATTTTTAGCCATCAATCTGGATTCAAGGAATCCCTTTCAAAATGCATGTTGAAGTCAAAGGATGAAGAGTCTTTTTTGTGTTCATGGAATGAAATGCTTGATGAGTACCAATTACACAACAATTTATGGTTGCAGAAGTTGTACAAAGACAAAGAGAAGTGGTCACCAGCATATGACCGACAGTATTTTTGTGCTGACATGATTAGTGTCCAAAGGATTGAGAGTACGCATGCAatccttgaaaaaaatttgtatTCATGTTTAACAATATTTCAATTTCTTGAGCAATATGAATCATTTTTGGAGAATCTTAGAAAGAATGAGTTGCAACAAGATTACAAAGCATTTTCTACTGTTCCGGTGACGATGGGAATCAAGGTATTGATGCGTGCTGTAGATGTATATACACCCACTGTGTTTGAGTGGGTGAAAATTGAAGCTGTTGCAGCAATAAATTGTACAATAGACGTAATTTCTTGCAATGACAATGTGCATAGATACAATGTAGAAGCCTGTGTTGTGACATACAACACAGAAAACACCACACTTCAGTGCTCCTGCAGGAAGTTTGAATTTAGTGGAGTTTTGTGTTGCCATGCAATGAAGGTGTTAGATCGAGAGAATATCAAAGAGATACCTACAGCCTATGTGTGGCGACGATGGACCAAGAATGCTAAGACCGACTTGTTGAATGCTTCCAGTATCCCTATGACTGGGAGGGTTGATAGATGTCGTACTATATCACGATACCAGCATTTGTGTCGCACCTTCTTGCATATTGCTGAAATTGCTTCAAAGAGTGAAGAAATGTACCAATATGTAATTGCAATGCAAAAAAAGACCTTGAGAAGTGTTGgaaacatgcacatgcaaataaAACGTCTTTGTGAGTGA